A region from the Lycium barbarum isolate Lr01 chromosome 8, ASM1917538v2, whole genome shotgun sequence genome encodes:
- the LOC132605363 gene encoding F-box protein CPR1-like, which produces MGIQFLEDILMEILKRLPVRYLVRFKCVSKLWKALISDPYFIKKHLNHAKNDPHSQKLLISQYCPEYAICSLYCCPLSSVQLVENEQAYDWPSNSRIIIYCCCTGLAVIGVVDQIRLTVRLMLWNPSTGESIALPDPEFPPVHEHRLGLGYDSASGDYKILKLRDGRGDIEEPGEILALKAGSWRNIDKIPRGSSSRLEAMSSGLAFLNDAFHWICTPRNYFQLLPRTYSLVSFSISNEVYGEIPLPEEVLHLKGNCFIGVSVVDGMLCVHSNYGNPWKRAFKLWLLKDYGVKESWNALFSIEDPQLVFAVPKYRSAEGEILYWSLYIQNDGVYSFRTSRGSFRSRDSIQEGCAFTESLIPPKSLI; this is translated from the coding sequence ATGGGCATCCAATTCCTGGAGGACATACTTATGGAGATCCTCAAAAGGTTACCTGTGCGGTATCTTGTTCGATTCAAATGTGTTTCGAAATTGTGGAAGGCattaatctccgatccttactTTATAAAGAAGCATCTCAATCATGCCAAAAATGATCCACATTCTCAAAAACTTCTTATTTCCCAATATTGCCCTGAGTATGCTATATGTTCCTTGTATTGTTGTCCTTTATCGTCGGTTCAACTGGTTGAGAATGAACAAGCATATGATTGGCCTTCAAACTCTAGAATCATAATCTATTGTTGTTGCACCGGCTTGGCTGTTATCGGCGTTGTTGATCAAATTAGGCTTACAGTCAGACTTATGCTGTGGAACCCCTCCACAGGAGAATCAATAGCACTTCCTGATCCAGAATTTCCACCAGTGCATGAGCATCGTTTGGGATTGGGTTATGACTCAGCTAGTGGTGACTATAAGATCCTAAAACTTCGTGATGGCAGAGGTGATATTGAAGAACCTGGTGAAATTCTCGCATTGAAAGCTGGTTCCTGGAGAAATATTGATAAAATTCCTCGTGGAAGTAGCAGTCGACTGGAAGCTATGAGTTCCGGTCTGGCATTTTTAAATGATGCATTTCATTGGATATGTACGCCTAGAAATTATTTTCAGCTTCTTCCAAGAACTTATTCTCTGGTTTCATTTAGTATTTCAAATGAAGTGTACGGGGAGATACCGTTGCCAGAGGAAGTATTACACTTGAAGGGCAATTGCTTTATTGGCGTTTCCGTAGTCGACGGAATGCTTTGTGTTCATTCTAATTATGGTAATCCGTGGAAGCGCGCTTTTAAGTTAtggttattgaaagactatggtGTCAAGGAATCTTGGAATGCATTGTTTAGTATAGAAGATCCGCAACTTGTTTTTGCCGTACCGAAGTATAGGTCTGCTGAAGGTGAAATACTATACTGGAGCTTGTATATTCAGAATGATGGGGTGTATTCCTTTAGGACATCCAGAGGATCATTTCGATCACGTGATTCCATTCAGGAGGGATGTGCTTTTACAGAAAGCTTGATCCCTCCAAAATCACTTATTTAG